From Deinococcus misasensis DSM 22328, one genomic window encodes:
- a CDS encoding GNAT family N-acetyltransferase, whose amino-acid sequence MHLRLLQPEDHRLFTELMVQAFCEDPLFVHLLGKPVPLQKARALESFLFEKAFLMQEQVWGLLDQQDLLAAAVLSTPESNTHLTLPLVIRTLNLLGPLGGRGLLHLNAYQQKVLQNSPAVPHHYLIQIGVHPEQQGKGLGKTLLDRLWEEVCQHPTSQGLALDTENAKNVSLYQHLSFKLTATTGLPPLHIHSLFRPRDAHA is encoded by the coding sequence ATGCACCTCCGTTTGCTGCAACCAGAAGATCACAGGCTGTTCACCGAATTGATGGTACAGGCTTTCTGTGAAGACCCCCTCTTTGTGCACCTGCTGGGCAAACCCGTCCCTTTGCAGAAAGCCAGAGCCCTTGAAAGTTTTCTGTTTGAAAAAGCTTTCCTGATGCAAGAACAGGTCTGGGGCCTCTTAGACCAGCAGGATTTGCTGGCAGCAGCGGTGCTGTCCACGCCAGAATCGAACACCCATCTGACCTTGCCTCTGGTGATCAGAACCCTGAATTTGCTGGGACCTCTGGGTGGTCGAGGCTTACTGCACCTGAATGCCTACCAGCAAAAAGTGCTGCAAAACAGTCCTGCTGTTCCCCACCATTACCTGATTCAGATTGGTGTGCACCCAGAGCAGCAAGGAAAGGGGCTGGGAAAAACCCTGCTGGACAGGCTCTGGGAGGAGGTCTGCCAGCACCCCACCTCGCAAGGCTTGGCCCTGGACACAGAAAATGCAAAGAACGTCTCCCTTTACCAGCACCTGTCGTTTAAACTGACAGCAACAACAGGTTTGCCACCGCTGCACATCCACAGCCTGTTCAGACCCCGAGACGCCCATGCATGA
- a CDS encoding TetR/AcrR family transcriptional regulator, protein MHDSKEHILNSALQLFLEKGFEAATMMDLVRASGFSKGAFYHHFKNKEDLYHATIEHFFLRYFQQSPLSENLSLKELALGFAGGYAQMLSEVQLVAPDLTAYYRFLFSVLPRVRPELQVFHQQARAALVLAIQRDCPQSPIPPEQAADHVLSLIEGAGVLAVMQQVPFEATVTRHLESYLKLLQSSE, encoded by the coding sequence ATGCATGACAGCAAAGAACACATCCTGAATTCCGCCCTGCAACTCTTTCTGGAAAAGGGTTTCGAGGCCGCCACCATGATGGATCTGGTGCGGGCCTCGGGGTTTTCCAAAGGGGCGTTTTACCACCACTTCAAGAACAAAGAAGACCTGTACCATGCCACCATCGAACACTTCTTTTTGCGGTATTTTCAGCAGTCTCCCCTGTCAGAAAACCTGTCCCTGAAAGAACTGGCTCTGGGTTTTGCAGGTGGATATGCCCAGATGCTCTCTGAAGTGCAGTTGGTCGCCCCGGACCTGACCGCCTACTACCGTTTTCTGTTCTCGGTGTTGCCAAGGGTTCGCCCAGAGCTGCAGGTGTTTCATCAGCAGGCCAGAGCCGCTCTGGTGCTGGCCATCCAAAGGGACTGTCCCCAGAGCCCCATCCCCCCTGAACAGGCTGCAGACCATGTGCTTTCACTCATTGAAGGTGCAGGTGTGCTGGCCGTGATGCAACAAGTGCCTTTCGAGGCAACAGTCACAAGGCACTTGGAAAGTTACCTGAAATTGCTGCAATCTTCAGAATAA
- a CDS encoding cold-shock protein, with amino-acid sequence MASGTVKWFNAEKGFGFISHQGNPDLFAHFSAIKSTGFKKLNEGDEVEFDVQAGQNGKGPQAANIVVTKAAPESAYQSQPQRSSRW; translated from the coding sequence ATGGCTTCAGGTACCGTCAAGTGGTTCAATGCAGAAAAAGGTTTCGGCTTCATTTCACATCAGGGCAACCCCGATTTGTTCGCCCACTTCAGTGCCATCAAGAGCACTGGATTCAAAAAACTCAATGAAGGCGATGAAGTCGAATTCGATGTTCAAGCCGGACAAAACGGCAAAGGTCCACAGGCCGCCAACATCGTCGTGACCAAAGCTGCACCTGAAAGTGCTTACCAGAGCCAACCCCAACGTTCTTCACGCTGGTGA
- a CDS encoding Rrf2 family transcriptional regulator, translating to MISSRYAVAVHILSLIAFTPEQPQSSEDLAASIGVHPVLVRSTLGLLRKAGLVHTRQGVAGSQLTRPLSEITMLEVFRAVLDEKDLFSMHDQPNPNCPIGRNIQGSLEWVFLEATRGMEERLARVTLADVVDDLSHRIDTPSSLV from the coding sequence ATGATCAGCAGCCGTTATGCCGTGGCCGTCCACATCCTCAGTCTGATTGCCTTCACCCCGGAACAGCCCCAGTCTTCCGAAGATCTGGCGGCCAGCATCGGGGTGCATCCTGTGCTGGTGCGGTCCACCCTCGGGCTGTTGCGCAAAGCAGGTCTGGTGCACACCCGTCAGGGCGTGGCCGGGTCACAACTCACACGTCCCCTGTCGGAGATCACCATGTTGGAGGTGTTCCGGGCCGTTCTGGACGAAAAAGACTTGTTCTCGATGCACGACCAGCCCAACCCAAATTGTCCCATCGGGCGCAACATTCAGGGTTCTCTGGAGTGGGTCTTTCTGGAAGCCACCAGAGGCATGGAAGAGCGCCTTGCCCGAGTGACCCTCGCCGATGTGGTCGATGACCTGTCCCACCGCATCGACACGCCTTCATCTCTGGTTTGA
- a CDS encoding GGDEF domain-containing protein — MRDSRAPSSTEQFVQRFKRQLYRLVTFFAFLVCLMGALYSQAHPLAYGIMGTLFLGSHLYLTVFPNPNLPRAEGVNLFLGTLLTLYQLYTGIFWKPVALEGYWVLFTMTSLSVLAFSYQRALQVIVLQGTLGLLTPWGADLLHHQFNANDRLYLISMQVLVLAAMSLQSAVAWFKEQFYTAETHRQVLEQQAWTDPLTGLHNRRSTLRTLKEALQRPRTATVILLDIDHFKSINDRFGHNTGDEVLRGVARLLHLKVRGEDHVGRWGGEEFLLILPNTCLQDALLVAEKIHEALQEHPFETVGQVTASLGVATHQASESVQDWVNRADQALYQSKQTGRNRVSAHPFQTS, encoded by the coding sequence ATGCGTGACTCCAGAGCCCCCTCCTCCACCGAACAGTTTGTGCAGCGTTTCAAACGGCAGTTGTACCGTCTGGTGACGTTTTTTGCCTTTCTGGTCTGCCTGATGGGCGCCCTGTACTCACAGGCCCATCCTCTGGCTTACGGCATCATGGGAACGCTTTTTCTGGGATCCCACCTGTACCTGACGGTTTTCCCGAATCCCAACCTGCCCAGAGCCGAAGGGGTGAACCTGTTCCTCGGGACGTTGCTGACGCTGTATCAGCTTTACACAGGCATTTTCTGGAAACCTGTGGCTCTGGAAGGCTACTGGGTGCTGTTCACCATGACTTCCCTGAGTGTGCTGGCTTTCTCTTACCAGAGGGCTTTGCAAGTGATTGTGCTGCAAGGGACTCTGGGACTCCTGACCCCGTGGGGTGCAGACCTGCTTCACCACCAGTTCAATGCCAACGACCGTTTGTACCTGATCAGCATGCAGGTTCTGGTGCTTGCAGCCATGTCCTTGCAATCTGCGGTGGCATGGTTCAAGGAGCAGTTCTACACTGCCGAAACCCACCGTCAGGTGCTGGAACAGCAAGCATGGACCGATCCCCTGACTGGACTGCACAACCGCAGATCCACCCTGAGAACACTGAAAGAGGCCCTCCAGAGACCCCGCACTGCAACGGTGATTCTGCTGGACATTGACCACTTCAAAAGCATCAATGACCGATTTGGTCACAACACGGGCGATGAGGTGCTCAGAGGGGTGGCCCGACTGCTGCACCTGAAAGTGCGTGGAGAAGACCACGTGGGCAGGTGGGGTGGAGAAGAATTTCTGCTGATCCTGCCCAACACCTGTCTGCAAGACGCCCTTCTGGTCGCTGAAAAGATCCACGAAGCCCTGCAAGAGCACCCTTTTGAAACTGTGGGACAGGTGACGGCAAGCCTCGGGGTGGCCACGCATCAGGCTTCAGAAAGTGTGCAGGACTGGGTGAACCGGGCAGATCAGGCCCTCTACCAGAGCAAGCAAACCGGGCGCAATCGGGTTTCGGCCCATCCGTTTCAGACCTCCTGA
- a CDS encoding EAL domain-containing protein, translating to MTSSLSVLHRPFPLKRPALQALRFRVLDAAGNPLGYGLRQTPFSPLLPAKDLEELKTRALDAIYNGVTIVDLEQPDMPIIYANEAFERLTGYTVQEVLGKNCRFLQGDHRDQSGLEQIRQAMRERRSVQVTLKNFRKDGTLFYNELTLFPVEQHGQVRHYVGIQKDITHQVETDLQLQEQALRLESAQRFAQVTHFEYDPRRNTFSSGPQGALLLGLPEQPIVDLHLDEFMGFLPVRIREGFLVEVQRCVENHNPLDAQIPVLWPDGTEHWLHLKASWEATLTGPRLVGLSMDITTQKEAHERIKFLAHYDVLTHLPNRSLLQDRLDQALHHARDRQSRVAVMFMDLDRFKHINDTLGHEVGDRLLKSVAARLKSILRKGDTVGRLGGDEFVFVLSGFKGLRDVGKLCERILSAVQQPFRIQSHELHVTASIGISVYPDEALDASMLLQQADAAMYQAKAQQGGNNHQFYSPELRGHLQERLVLENGLRNAIRREEMHLVYQPKVDLTTLQVCGAEVLCRWIHPELGPIGPDRFIPLAEEIGEMHHIGNWVLETAFQQHLLWRKQGLDLPTLAINVSPQQINSPLFVTHVQQCLQKYLLKPEQVILEITETLLIKQEDVVLQQLQALSALGIVLSLDDFGTGFSSLSHLNRFPVREVKIDREFMQPTTSSQSRALVESILLVAHKLGKKVVAEGVEDTETLQFLQSEGCTEAQGYHISRPLNAEAFLLWATEDRGVWRNGLKTPQEV from the coding sequence GTGACCTCATCGCTCTCTGTTCTACACCGACCCTTTCCCCTCAAACGTCCAGCCCTGCAGGCCCTGCGTTTTCGGGTGCTGGATGCTGCCGGAAATCCGCTGGGTTATGGTCTGAGGCAAACTCCTTTTTCTCCCCTGCTGCCTGCAAAAGACCTTGAAGAACTGAAAACCCGAGCTTTGGACGCCATTTACAATGGTGTGACCATTGTGGATCTGGAACAACCAGACATGCCCATCATTTATGCCAATGAGGCGTTTGAAAGGCTGACGGGCTACACCGTTCAGGAAGTGCTGGGCAAAAACTGCCGTTTTTTGCAAGGGGACCACCGGGACCAGTCGGGTCTGGAACAGATCCGGCAAGCCATGCGTGAACGCCGATCTGTGCAGGTCACCCTGAAGAACTTCCGCAAAGACGGAACGCTTTTTTACAATGAACTGACCCTGTTTCCTGTGGAGCAGCATGGACAGGTGCGCCATTACGTTGGAATTCAGAAGGACATCACCCATCAGGTGGAGACCGATTTGCAGTTGCAAGAACAGGCCCTTCGGTTGGAGAGTGCCCAGCGGTTTGCACAGGTCACCCATTTCGAATATGACCCCCGACGAAACACTTTTTCCAGTGGTCCTCAGGGGGCTTTGCTGCTTGGCCTTCCAGAGCAGCCCATCGTGGATCTGCATCTGGATGAATTCATGGGTTTTCTGCCCGTTCGCATTCGAGAGGGTTTTCTGGTGGAGGTGCAGCGGTGTGTGGAGAACCACAACCCTCTGGATGCCCAGATTCCGGTGCTGTGGCCAGATGGCACGGAGCACTGGTTGCACCTGAAAGCCAGTTGGGAGGCCACCCTGACAGGACCCAGATTGGTTGGATTGTCCATGGACATCACCACCCAGAAAGAGGCCCATGAGCGCATCAAGTTTCTGGCCCACTACGATGTGCTCACCCACCTGCCCAACCGGTCTTTGCTGCAAGACCGTCTGGATCAGGCTTTGCACCATGCCCGTGACCGCCAGAGCCGTGTGGCGGTGATGTTCATGGACCTCGACCGCTTCAAGCACATCAACGACACCCTCGGGCATGAGGTGGGAGACCGCCTCCTCAAGTCGGTGGCTGCCCGCCTGAAAAGCATCCTGCGCAAAGGGGACACGGTGGGCCGTCTGGGCGGAGACGAATTCGTGTTTGTGCTCTCGGGGTTCAAGGGCCTTCGGGATGTGGGCAAATTGTGCGAACGGATTTTGAGTGCTGTGCAGCAACCCTTCCGCATCCAGAGCCATGAACTTCATGTGACGGCCAGCATTGGGATCAGTGTGTATCCCGACGAGGCCCTCGATGCTTCCATGTTGTTGCAGCAAGCAGACGCCGCCATGTATCAGGCCAAAGCCCAGCAGGGAGGCAACAACCACCAGTTCTACTCGCCCGAGCTGCGCGGTCACCTGCAAGAACGTCTGGTTCTGGAAAATGGCCTGAGGAACGCCATCCGCCGTGAAGAAATGCATCTGGTGTACCAGCCCAAAGTGGACCTGACCACCTTGCAGGTGTGCGGAGCAGAAGTGCTGTGCCGCTGGATCCACCCCGAGTTGGGCCCCATTGGACCGGACCGGTTCATCCCTCTGGCCGAAGAGATCGGTGAAATGCACCACATCGGCAATTGGGTTCTGGAAACCGCTTTCCAGCAGCACCTGCTCTGGAGGAAACAGGGCCTCGATCTGCCCACCCTTGCCATCAACGTGTCACCCCAGCAGATCAACTCGCCCCTGTTTGTGACGCACGTTCAACAGTGCTTGCAAAAGTACCTCTTGAAGCCAGAGCAAGTCATTCTGGAAATCACCGAAACCCTGCTGATCAAGCAAGAAGATGTGGTGTTGCAGCAGCTTCAGGCTTTGAGTGCCCTCGGGATTGTGCTGTCTCTGGACGACTTTGGGACCGGGTTTTCCAGCCTGAGCCACCTGAACCGCTTTCCGGTCCGTGAAGTGAAAATCGACCGTGAGTTCATGCAGCCCACCACCTCCAGCCAGAGCCGAGCACTGGTGGAAAGCATCCTGCTGGTGGCCCACAAACTGGGCAAAAAAGTGGTTGCAGAAGGGGTCGAAGACACCGAAACCCTGCAATTTTTGCAGTCAGAAGGGTGCACAGAAGCGCAAGGTTACCACATTTCCAGACCCCTGAATGCAGAGGCGTTTTTGCTCTGGGCCACAGAAGACCGGGGTGTGTGGCGAAATGGCCTGAAAACCCCTCAGGAGGTCTGA
- a CDS encoding diguanylate cyclase domain-containing protein — MPDVPLSLPVLLVVDYFYDHQIQIHRGITHALDQSQQASLTFVGHQLASDNPIFQSANDVYGLICPERFSGALVSAATLGITLDDEVFSQYLHKLHPLKTVTIGRKVAGFPAVMLDNRPGMEHLCRHLLDRGYQRFVVVQGSPDNPESILREEVVHEVLSAQDLVPVATVTGDFYGPTAEREVARLIQQGVDFDVVVCLNDEMALGAIRALAQHGLQVPADVAVVGFDDIEEARHASPPLTTVRQEVPGLGQAAVQVLQNWNCSGAEDVVQASRLVVRESCGSLPEWLYQLPYSHAPEVLIQEIAKVVQGQSTPQDFLRHCHKAGDDATQTLNLKQLLLQCQQHFAQPQDRRTATELLLLMVGVVVGQMHSSGAAYQGLSSTNRVSTRLALSLTSQQDRQVWLQDAERYLHSLGLPRFFLVGYPQVRARIPEQAELLLTSRRSGPISVPFQTQALLPAEWQHEFQKGHLLVVPLFVKDHQHGLLVFEKPTDPHFSVENLRVTLSQGLHNLHITQLQQEYTHQLEQQVRERTRELEQEIVIRMHAEQALKAINQELQQSAMTDGLTGLFNRSALDLYLEREIGHHQERQSPLAVLLCDVDFFKQYNDLFGHLQGDVCLKQVAAVLKNSTRRERDFCARYGGEEFVVVLPNTGLQGAEVVARNLLKAMRLQGIPHPSSPFDQKVTFSLGVAVLNPQKPLAAAEVLHQADLALYQSKKQGRNRHTVFQTG; from the coding sequence GTGCCAGATGTCCCCCTGTCCTTGCCAGTTTTGCTGGTGGTGGATTACTTCTACGACCACCAGATCCAGATCCACCGTGGCATCACCCATGCTCTGGATCAAAGCCAACAAGCTTCCCTGACTTTTGTGGGCCACCAGTTGGCTTCAGACAATCCCATTTTCCAGAGTGCCAACGATGTGTATGGCCTGATCTGCCCTGAGCGGTTTTCGGGTGCTCTGGTCAGTGCTGCCACCCTTGGCATCACGCTGGATGATGAAGTGTTCAGCCAGTACCTGCACAAACTGCATCCCCTGAAAACCGTGACCATCGGTCGCAAAGTGGCTGGTTTTCCTGCAGTCATGCTGGACAACCGTCCGGGGATGGAGCACCTCTGTCGGCATTTGCTGGACCGGGGATACCAGAGGTTCGTGGTTGTGCAGGGGTCTCCTGACAACCCTGAGAGCATCCTCAGGGAAGAGGTGGTCCATGAGGTGCTTTCAGCTCAGGATCTTGTGCCAGTTGCCACTGTAACCGGAGATTTTTATGGTCCTACAGCCGAGAGAGAGGTCGCACGCCTGATTCAGCAGGGCGTGGATTTTGATGTGGTGGTGTGCCTGAATGACGAAATGGCCCTCGGAGCGATCCGTGCCCTTGCGCAACACGGGCTGCAGGTTCCTGCAGATGTGGCGGTGGTCGGTTTCGATGACATTGAAGAGGCCCGCCATGCCAGTCCTCCACTCACCACCGTCCGTCAGGAGGTGCCGGGTCTGGGCCAGGCTGCGGTGCAGGTGCTGCAAAACTGGAATTGCTCTGGTGCAGAAGATGTGGTGCAGGCCAGTCGTCTGGTGGTCCGTGAATCTTGCGGCTCTTTGCCAGAGTGGCTTTACCAGTTGCCGTATTCCCATGCGCCAGAAGTGCTGATTCAGGAAATCGCAAAGGTGGTGCAGGGCCAGAGCACCCCTCAGGACTTTTTGCGCCATTGCCACAAAGCAGGCGATGATGCAACCCAGACCCTGAACCTCAAACAGTTGCTTCTGCAGTGCCAGCAGCATTTTGCCCAGCCACAGGACCGCAGGACCGCCACTGAGCTTCTTTTGTTGATGGTCGGCGTGGTGGTTGGACAGATGCACTCTTCAGGCGCGGCTTATCAGGGCTTGAGCAGCACCAACCGGGTCAGCACCCGACTGGCCCTGTCCCTGACCTCGCAGCAAGATCGGCAAGTCTGGTTGCAGGATGCAGAGCGGTACCTGCATTCTCTGGGGCTGCCCCGGTTTTTTCTGGTGGGTTACCCTCAGGTCAGAGCACGCATTCCAGAGCAGGCTGAGTTGCTGTTGACCTCCAGAAGGTCTGGCCCCATCTCTGTTCCGTTTCAGACTCAAGCATTGCTTCCAGCAGAGTGGCAGCATGAATTCCAGAAAGGCCACTTGCTGGTGGTTCCCCTGTTTGTGAAAGACCACCAGCACGGACTGCTGGTCTTTGAGAAGCCCACAGATCCGCATTTCAGCGTTGAGAACTTGCGCGTCACCCTCAGTCAGGGACTGCACAACCTGCACATCACCCAGTTGCAACAGGAATACACCCATCAACTGGAGCAGCAGGTGCGGGAACGCACCCGTGAACTGGAACAGGAAATCGTCATCCGCATGCATGCCGAGCAGGCCCTCAAAGCCATCAATCAGGAGTTGCAGCAATCCGCCATGACCGATGGATTGACCGGACTGTTCAACCGTTCGGCACTGGACCTCTACCTTGAACGGGAAATCGGGCACCATCAGGAACGCCAGAGCCCTCTGGCTGTGCTGCTCTGCGATGTGGACTTTTTCAAGCAGTACAACGACCTTTTCGGCCATTTGCAGGGGGATGTTTGTCTGAAGCAGGTGGCAGCGGTCCTCAAGAATTCCACCCGCAGAGAACGGGACTTCTGTGCCCGTTATGGCGGCGAGGAATTTGTGGTGGTGCTTCCCAATACGGGTTTGCAAGGTGCAGAGGTGGTGGCCCGAAACCTCCTGAAGGCCATGCGCCTCCAGGGCATCCCGCATCCATCATCCCCTTTCGATCAAAAAGTGACATTCAGCCTCGGGGTTGCCGTGTTGAATCCCCAGAAACCTCTGGCTGCCGCAGAAGTGCTCCATCAAGCTGACCTTGCCCTGTACCAGAGCAAAAAACAGGGACGCAACCGGCACACGGTGTTCCAAACAGGCTGA
- a CDS encoding TlpA family protein disulfide reductase → MEWPEAQDFVHGEVLPSPETWNKPGLVMFFHLECAGCVSRGIPFMKGLHREHGDRLNLLAIHTARGHRILPRDQVEASVQHFAQSFARLPFAVALDLDGSLASHHHTEGTPHWLVFDGQGQMVRSIYGSQDNARTRLVYLLEELLTPSEP, encoded by the coding sequence ATGGAATGGCCAGAGGCTCAAGATTTCGTGCATGGGGAGGTGCTGCCTTCGCCTGAAACCTGGAACAAACCGGGTCTGGTGATGTTCTTTCATCTGGAGTGCGCAGGGTGTGTCAGTCGGGGCATTCCCTTCATGAAAGGGTTGCACCGTGAGCATGGAGACCGCCTCAATTTGCTCGCCATTCACACCGCCAGAGGGCACCGCATCCTGCCCCGAGATCAGGTGGAGGCCAGCGTGCAGCATTTCGCCCAATCCTTTGCCCGCTTGCCTTTTGCAGTGGCTCTGGATCTGGACGGGTCTCTGGCCTCGCATCATCACACAGAGGGCACACCCCACTGGTTGGTGTTTGATGGGCAAGGGCAAATGGTGCGCAGCATTTATGGCAGTCAGGACAACGCCCGCACCCGACTGGTTTACCTGCTGGAAGAACTGCTGACCCCTTCAGAACCCTGA
- a CDS encoding cyclin-dependent kinase inhibitor 3 family protein: MTALPILAPHVAGTRIHMTFAPGKKGRGSLSGTLHNRDLDTDLLRLRSTYGTTHLVTLVEDFELDMLQIPNLSEKTLEHQMQHLRYPIVDLGIPSDASSFKAFVDDLKNLYQSGATFTVHCVGGLGRTGLLAAILLQELHGYSPQDSVQAVREARTGTIQTREQEQFVLDWKTF; this comes from the coding sequence ATGACTGCACTTCCCATCCTCGCCCCTCACGTTGCTGGCACCCGCATTCACATGACTTTTGCACCCGGCAAAAAAGGCCGGGGTTCCCTTTCTGGAACCCTGCACAACCGGGACCTCGACACCGACCTGTTGCGCCTGAGAAGCACCTACGGCACCACCCATCTGGTGACCCTGGTGGAAGACTTCGAGCTGGACATGCTGCAAATCCCAAACCTCTCAGAGAAGACCCTAGAGCACCAGATGCAGCACCTGCGCTACCCCATCGTGGACCTCGGGATTCCCTCGGATGCTTCCAGCTTCAAAGCCTTTGTGGACGACCTCAAAAACCTTTACCAGAGCGGAGCCACCTTCACGGTGCACTGCGTGGGCGGGCTCGGGCGCACAGGGCTTCTGGCCGCCATTTTGCTGCAAGAATTGCACGGTTACAGCCCACAAGATTCTGTTCAGGCTGTTCGTGAAGCCCGAACAGGAACCATCCAGACCAGAGAACAAGAGCAGTTCGTGCTGGACTGGAAAACGTTCTGA